In a single window of the Zea mays cultivar B73 chromosome 5, Zm-B73-REFERENCE-NAM-5.0, whole genome shotgun sequence genome:
- the LOC111589279 gene encoding protein MANNAN SYNTHESIS-RELATED 2: MKLDNNAEMNSVDTAGVEDLMDTIEEVKPCWTKPSPKNQPSNGFVTFSLTMGPEYHISRITDAVVVARYLGATFVLLDIRGNELGNKRKF, from the exons ATGAAGCTTGATAACAATGCTGAAATGAACAGTGTCGATACGGCTGGAGTGGAGGACCTGATGGACACTATCGAGGAAGTTAAACCTTGCTGGACCAAACCAAGTCCAA AAAATCAGCCATCTAATGGTTTTGTTACATTCTCCTTGACTATGGGCCCTGAATATCACATCTCACGG ATCACAGATGCTGTGGTTGTTGCGAGGTATCTAGGTGCAACATTTGTACTCCTAGACATCAGAGGAAATGAATTAGGAAATAAGCG AAAATTCTAA